A genomic region of Miscanthus floridulus cultivar M001 chromosome 3, ASM1932011v1, whole genome shotgun sequence contains the following coding sequences:
- the LOC136541959 gene encoding putrescine hydroxycinnamoyltransferase 1-like: MKVEVVETTLVPPSEATPRHALWLSNLDLAVPKTHTPLVYYYPRPPDAPAGAGEEGEGEGSFFDPARLREALARALVAFYPLAGRLVVGQGGRIEIDCTGEGALFVVARADFTGDEMFRDFEPSPEARRLLVPFAASGDPPCVLAMVQVTFLKCGGVAVGTGMHHVTMDGAGAIQFIRTWTALARGESPSWTPFHDRTLLRARSPPHVPFEHPVYSPAYLNGSPRPFVTRVYTVPPKLLADIRSRCAPGASTYCAVTAHLWRAMCVARALPADGETRLRVPANIRQRLRPPLPATYFGNAIVRDLVTVKVGDVLSQPLGFVADRIKRAVSRVDDAFVRSVVDYLELESEKGNQAARGQFMPESDLWVVSWLGMPIQDADFGWGRPGFVAPAQMFGSGTAYVTQGYDKDDPISVLFALEPEYLQTFEKAFYGE, translated from the exons AtgaaggtggaggtggtggagacGACGCTGGTGCCGCCGAGCGAGGCGACGCCGCGGCACGCGCTGTGGCTGTCCAACCTGGACCTGGCGGTGCCCAAGACCCACACGCCGCTCGTCTACTACTACCCGAGGCCGCCCGACGCGCCCGCCGGTGCcggggaggagggagagggggAGGGGTCGTTCTTCGACCCGGCGCGCCTGCGGGAGGCGCTCGCCAGGGCGCTGGTGGCGTTCTACCCGCTGGCGGGGCGGCTCGTGGTCGGCCAGGGCGGCCGGATCGAGATCGACTGCACGGGCGAGGGCGCGCTGTTCGTCGTCGCGCGGGCCGACTTCACCGGCGACGAGATGTTCAGGGACTTCGAGCCGTCCCCCGAGGCGCGCCGCCTGCTCGTGCCCTTCGCCGCCTCCGGCGACCCGCCCTGCGTGCTCGCCATGGTCCAG GTCACCTTCCTCAAGTGCGGCGGCGTGGCCGTGGGCACGGGCATGCACCACGTCACGATGGACGGCGCGGGCGCGATCCAGTTCATCCGGACGTGGACGGCGCTGGCGCGCGGGGAGTCCCCCTCGTGGACGCCGTTCCACGACCGGACCCTGCTGCGCGCGCGCTCCCCGCCGCACGTGCCCTTCGAGCACCCGGTCTACTCCCCGGCGTACCTCAACGGGTCCCCGCGTCCCTTCGTGACGCGCGTCTACACCGTCCCGCCCAAGCTCCTGGCCGACATCCGGTCGCGGTGCGCGCCGGGGGCGTCCACGTACTGCGCGGTGACGGCGCACCTGTGGCGCGCCATGTGCGTGGCCCGTGCCCTCCCGGCCGACGGCGAGACGCGGCTCCGCGTGCCCGCCAACATCCGGCAGCGCCTCCGGCCGCCGCTCCCCGCCACCTACTTCGGCAACGCCATCGTGCGGGACCTGGTGACCGTGAAGGTGGGCGACGTGCTGTCGCAGCCGCTGGGGTTCGTGGCGGACCGGATTAAGCGCGCCGTGTCCCGCGTCGACGACGCCTTCGTGCGCTCCGTCGTCGACTACCTGGAGCTGGAGTCCGAGAAGGGCAACCAGGCGGCGCGCGGGCAGTTCATGCCGGAGTCCGACCTCTGGGTCGTCAGCTGGCTCGGCATGCCCATCCAAGACGCCGACTTCGGCTGGGGCCGCCCCGGGTTCGTGGCGCCCGCGCAGATGTTCGGCAGCGGCACGGCCTACGTCACGCAGGGCTACGACAAGGACGACCCCATCAGCGTGCTCTTCGCGCTCGAGCCTGAGTACTTGCAGACCTTCGAGAAGGCCTTCTACGGGGAGTGA